The following nucleotide sequence is from Mytilus trossulus isolate FHL-02 chromosome 9, PNRI_Mtr1.1.1.hap1, whole genome shotgun sequence.
tatttttcttttttcccctTAAAATGGTTCCTAAATGAATGGTCATTCAGGCGTGACACAATTTATTGAATGATGTCATTGTTTCGCGGAATGTGATGTCACAAACTTCAAGTTTTCACATTTCTGACACAAGAAATGCAACTATTAAAAAGAACTCAATgaaataacatacaaaacaaacaaataaaatatttttaaaacaacagcatgcaaattgtaaggtaacccaTGCATGTGCTTCGGATGAGTAATCCAGCAGATGTTTTAAAGCTgttaaaacaagacaaaagaaGAAATGAAAGTACCCCAGGTGCTACGGATTAGAAATCAGTTCATATATATACTCttatgttgaaatatatgaaaaagcGTATAAAACATGGAAAATctgtatcacatgccgtatcacacTCGACCAATATCATTTCTCGGGCCTGATGGCCCTAGCTCTGGCTGATATTGGtatctcgggatgatacgacatatgatacagattttgccatgtattattctctatataatatataatttttaacttagggagctaccatttgatttttatgggggggctaggatgaaatttgaaaataaataggcaggacagaagttttgagtaaaaaaaaaggcaggatgagcaacttggtaaaaaaaaaaaggcaggatggcaatttgtgtaaaaaattccAGGATAAACTAGTAAAAATAAGGCAGGACCGAttagagtaaaaaataaaaaggaaggacagagattacaactaaaaaaaaaagcaggacaaaatttttcatcctagccccccccccccctaaaaatcaaatggtagctcccttaaatctgagactactatacaTAACAGTAATAGTAGTCTCAGCTTAAATTGATGTATAAAGcatggtacatgtattataaaagtaaattgtCAAAGGCTTTTAAAATTATCTCAGTTAACACTGGAAAAACAAACAACCTGTATGTCCCTTCTGATAAGAAcatcaaatgttttatatgtgGTCTGGAAGCTGAAATTGTCAGTCAGTTGAGCCTATTTTAGATTTAGCTACGTAAATTGTGTCAAGGGAGATAAATGAGTCTGACAAAAACgacaaattttgttattttttcaataatctaATAGAAATTAACACCATATCGCttcatcaaaatattcattcagataAGTAAAACATTACTAACACCATAGAAAACAAATGGTAAAGAAacttagaaattaaaattttaacaacgCGAAACCGGCGTGCTCAAATTTATGAAGAAATACGCCCGGTATTTGGAAGTCAGAAAATAGGTCATTtgagaacaacaaaaaaacgcGTGGATATATCTGGTAAGTTACATGGAATCAATATAGTAATCGAATGTTACTAGAATAACACATTTATATCTCCTTGTAAAATTACACATTCTTTTGACACACTGACGCTCAAATAATCCAAATTCCTTCTTGTTTTATGATCTTGAAAAAGGAACTTGTTTTGAAAATGGCGCAGGAAATCAATGAAACGTTTCTAACCAAAGTTTGTCAAGATATtcccatttttttatgtattttcaacaaatataagaagaaAACCAGTCTAGCTATATATTGAACGAAGACATTTAAAGATATCTGTTTATGGTACGGTTACTAAAGAAACGGTATGGATATGGTCATGGTGTTTGGAAAAACATATTTCCAGATAAGCATGATAAGGAAGTCTTCAGATGAGATTGgtcaatattataacaattatatatgtaattatttgaatatcaaatagttttatttataaatatcttcatttaccaatataaatatcataaagATAATATTATGAGGAAGATTAGTAAATAGTGATAGTTATTAACCTCTATTAGGGTGTGTTTGATTCACTTCACGATTTTCTGATCGATCATGGCTCCAATAAACTTTGTGTTGCATTGTgggaatataaatgttttaaacttttcttATTAATTATCAATGTGTTTTCAAAGACAGTTCCATAAATTAATAGACTTACATTTTTGTCATCTCAAATTTATTTTGGTGGATTGTTAATTATCTAAAACAttctatattaatattaatattaataaagtcATGACAGTGTTGTATTAAAGCCAGGATTGGTATCcacaaaataattcatacagaagtgtacatgtacatcatacaTATGATCCTTTCAGCTGTAATAAAAGTTCCTTACCACATAAATTGTATATTcatcaacaatgaggaaaactCATACACTTAGTATGGTCAGCTAAAAAGGGGTCCCAcatgaaaattttgaaacaatactataaaacaaatactcATTCATATCGAGTACAATTTgtgaaaattaaatatgttattatattcaagtacaaaagtttaaaagataaaggacatacatttcatttgaacatatatttatgtaaatttcaaatacatatatgtaatatttttcctaataattgaaaaatcaaaacagtcaataaaatacattttatagatAACTATCTAGGTATTTACTGgttaatgtttcattttcaaaagaTGATTATTTGTGCCTCTCTTGTACTCATATATTATTAAAGGAATATTATATTTAgagtttttattgaaatatgttgatgatattcaaatgtaaatttttatcatTGGTTTTTAGTATTGTTGCCTATTCAACTACGTGTACGTATACCCAATGTAAACAATGATCAAACAAGGCATGaaatacatatgtacatgtatacaaaccCTTTACTTGTTTTATATGGTAATCCCTAGCACTAAACTTTTATCTTTTCTATTAAGATACTGCAGTAAATctgacaaatttaaatatattttattacaattttttgtCAGTACAGAAAAGTCAGTCACACCTGGGAGATTTtgtttggtaaaataaaatgatttaattcCCATTCATGAAGAAAATATCACTGTAGAGATTCTCCATGCACTTATATATATACTCACTCATGCATGGTCTGTTTACTGatcacatatataaaaataaatctacatGCATGCATCAGTGAGCAcatatttgtatacaaataaacattttgattttaacaaaattccTTCCATTATTATCATCACTATATCTATATCAATGAACAATTGATCTTtataatttgaacaaaaaaaaccttGTAAAAGTTAGACCAGACTCTGCCACAAATATACAAGCTAGTTTCTCCTTTCTGTTAATAAACACGATAAAGGCCAGGCTACTGATAATATATAACAGGGCTAAGGGTTTTAAGCccttattttcatgtttcatatacatgtactgaaaaGACTGATTGGCTGTGTCAGTTCTGTTTCTGTTGTCTGCATGTAGCTTTAGGTTTGTAGTGATGCCAGTAGTACTAAACTTTATACATTTTCttcacttttaaagttaaatttttaattaggtatatttttttatttcatttagagAAAATGCCatagaaaaatatacaaatatggaAGAGGGAGAAATAATTTGTGAGGTGGTAGAGGAGGAGATCATTTCAATCGAGGGTCCCCAGACTGTGATTGCTGAGGAAGTAATTATATCCATGACAACAGATGATTCACCATATCAAAGTATCCAAATAGAAAGTAAACCTACGGAAGAAGTTATTCTTGTACCTCCAAAGTCTAAACGACAACCTGGATACACATTTACACCATTAGAGTTACCTCCCTGTAAAGTGTGCAATGGCAAAGCATCAGGCATCCATTATGGTGTAAACAGTTGTGAAGCTTGTAAGGTATTGATCACATTCAGATTGTAGTAAAGATGGCAGTACAATTGATCCAATAACTACATGTATGCTCTCCAAGGTTCATTTGTTATTACTGGGAACAGGATATCTATCGGCTACAATTAGGTAGTGTCAAGTCCCGTCAATAAACATGTTCCTGgttattgcaataaaaaaatcagtcatgaaaaagaaggaaaaacaaTAAGTGAGGTTTTCAGATATATCTGAGATAAGAGAAAAAGAGCACATTAAAATGGAGCTTTCTCAGTTTTTGTTTGGTGCTGGTTTTCAAAGCAATAAGACGCAATTGTTGCCTTAAGCTTTTACAATGAAAGGAGTATGTtagataaggtcctaaaatggcccccttttttagcgtaaatttcaaattcggatttattaaccaatatcacgataaattatagctaaACATTGACTAGATAGGATATaagccattttgttgaaaattttacgtttctgcgtttcattatgacgtcacaagttgtactcatattgatttttcacgaaaaaaataaagaaaatgggAAAATTTCCAAAGATTATttgacaggaaacatagagcgcatacgtagacaacaaagatcttttaaaataatgtttgtgaagtcaattaacatgtcttatttgaatattaagcttgtcgacgcctgcgctctatgttttctggtcctttatttggttgaaatccagctgattttgtcaaatttcaccaaaatcccttatcttgacctttttgggatgtaaaaatcaacatgttagatttaaactttgacaaaaacagctctgtttaactttctcacatgtctttaaggcattgaacttaaaacaattattgtcttGTTACcatgaactttataatttaaTAGGGGCAAATATGGCACTTACCGAACTTACTTCTTTAAAAAAGCCAGTTTCCTTTAAATAGTGAACTgtctttttatacgaccgcaaattttgaaaaaatttttgtcgtatattgctatcacgttggcgtcgtcgtcgtcgtcgtcgtccgaatacttttagttttcgcactctaactttagtaaaagtgaatagaaatctatgaaattttaacacaaggtttatgaccataaaaggaaggctggaattgattttgggagttttggtcccaacattttaggatctaggggccaaaaagggcccaaataagcattttcttggttttcgcactataactttagtttaagttaatagaaatctatgaaaatttgacacaaggtttataaccacaaaataaaggttgggattgattttgggagtttcggtcccaacagtttaggaattaggggccaaaaagggacccaaataagcatttttcttggttttcgcaccatagcgttagtataagtaaatagaaatctatgaaatttaaacacaaggtttatgacaataaaaggaaggttggtattgattttggaagttttggtcccaacagttaaggaaaaaggggccccaaagggtccaaaattaaactttgtttgatttcatcaaaattgaataattggggttctttaatatgccgaatctaactgtgtatgtagattcttaatttttggtcccgttttcaaattggtctacattaaggtccaaagggtccaaaattaaacttagtttgattttaacaaaaattgaaaccttggggttctttgatatgctgaatcttaaaatgtacttagatttttgattattggcccagttttcaagttggcccaaatcggggtccaaaattaaacattgtttgatttcatcaaaaattgaataattggggttctttgatatgccaaatctaactgtgtatgtagattcttaatttttggtccagttttaaaattggtctaaattaaagtgcaaagggtccaaaattaaactaagtttgattttaacaaaaattaaattcttgggcctctttgatatgctgaatctaaacatgtacttagatttttgattatgggcccagttttcaagttggtccaaatcaggatctaaaattattatattaagtattgtgcaatagcaagtcttttcaattgcacagtattgtgcaatggcaagaaatatctaatttcacaatattgtgaaatagcaatttttttttaattaagagttatctttctttgtccagtatagtaagcaagaaatatctgcaagaattttttttaattggagttatctttctttgtccagaatcaacttaaatctttgttatatacaatatacaatgtatattcactttttactaccaactgataaatttaaataatctttaccattcagtgataacaagcagttttttttacatcatgtatttaaatgagtagtaattgttgcaaactccattagaatattttaattgaaactagttttggaataagggaaagggggatgtgaataaaaaattgggttaaatttttctcatttgaaatttcataaataaaaagaaaatttcttcaaaattttttttgagaggattaatattcaacagcatagtgaattgctctaagagaaaacaaaaattttaagttcatttgaatacattcattctgtgtcagaaacctatgctgtgtcaactatttgatcacaatccaaatttagagcggaatccagcttgaatgttgtgtccatacttgccccaaccgttcagggttcaacctctgcggtcgtataaagctacgccctgcggagcatctggtttcaaCTTAAAATGCAAACTTTTGATGTTATTGGTTTTGAACTGCAGTTTTGgcaattttcagaaataaaaatgcTGATACTAGTAGCCAATCAGCACTAccaaattgtctcattgacagcTTTGGTATTATCTACATGGATAAGCCTGTTAGAAACAATTCCCTGGGTGTAGACAATTAGTTATAGGTTAAAatagtatttttcattttacattgtatAATTACCATATAAACAGCattacatgtacttttcattttagagttatttcccttttatcattataattgaatttttgaaaataaggtgTATAaatcagtccctgaaattttttggggaaaaagtGCCCCCATTTCCCCTGTCATTCCTGTCATTAGTAATAATTAATAGTAAAATTTGGTAGTAATCTTATTGTGaagagaaaatataaaaaggaagatgtggtatgattgccaatgagacaactatccacaaaagacattaatcatgataatagaataAGTAGACAGCTCTCTCACAAGCAAAAAAACCctaactgtaaaaatataaggGCATACACTACAGGCACGGGGACACATTCTACTAAATCCACACAGCACGAGTAACAAACCCtgcagaaaatataaaaaaggttgGTACAACTTAATGTACCATTCATGCGTATGTGTTCTTGAATTTACTACTTTTTCTTAATAAGCTATATAGTATAATACAAAAGCAAATGATATAACATCTTGCTTTAGATTCCAATATTTAACCATCACCATTCATAATGCctattacatgtacaaaatgtattattttatgCTCTCCCAGGATGGGAAATACATGAATCATTTCACCTGTGAACTGTTAGGATGTTATTTTGTCTTGGAAATGAAGATTTGATGACAACATTAACATAAGCcgttttctatatatatatatgtaatgtcAGTAGtatatttaatcttttttatcttttgcaACAGGGCTTTTTTAGAAGATACTTACAAAGGAAGGAGCCATATAAATGTATGAAGGAAGGCCAATGTGAAATTACAGATAGAAGAAGAGGAAATTGTTCTGCTTGTAGAATGCAGAAATGTGTAATGGTTGGAATGTCAAGAGATggtaagatatacatgtatatccagGGGAGAATGagaaaacagttttaaaacatcCATAGAAGTTTgaaaaaagaaccaatttaaatattcataagaaaataaataagatatccaTGGcagaaacatgaaaaatatcttgaatagtataaaaaaaacatcagttaGAAATATTCAGGGAATACAGGGCAATccagaaataaaatatacaagaagGGTTTGAAAAAACTGGATAAAGACAAGAGATATTATGTAGAAATGTGTTGTTGATGCACATTCATAAACAATAGTTTCCTCAAAACTTGGGATCTTTAACAGTTGTCGGGTCTAATCATTTCTCTTCTGATTAcagtatatgttttatataacttCCTTTTATGGCAACACAAATTAAAAcccaaacaaaatcaaaatttttacaaatgtatatttctgttttaacaattttttttcagctGTTCGTCAGGGAAGATATACATTGACAGAGAGGACAAAGACTATTATGGAAGTTAGAGAAATTCATGAACGAAACATGTTATCTGCTGGTTTGGACATTCTAGCAGAAGCTGCTAGTCAGAATAGAGCAGCTCTTATTAGTGAATCTCCAGGGTCTTgtaatactgaaaaaaataataacaatcaaGGCACTGATGAGACAAGTACTGCTGTATCTAACATTGACACATCTAGTACTGGTCCAGTCACTGGCGATACCGATCACTCATATATAAATAGCAGTGGTCAGTGTGACTCATTTGAAAATATAGTGACTAGTGGAGGTAGCAATCCTCAGAAAGATATACTTACTCCGACCGATGGAAAACCTTTCATTGGAATAGATTTCTTTGGATGTGGACAGCGTCAGAAATCGTTATTTGATGCAAAGATTGATCTTCCACGACAGTGCTGGCCTCAGGTTTTAAGTAACTTAGTTTCCGCTATGACTAACTTGACTCCTTTGCAGGCTAAAAGTAAAGAAGAAATACAGGCAATATTAGAGGAAGGCCAGGTACCTACAATTTAGgatacatttaattttcaaataatttcttaGTTAGCTTTGAACAGAATAATATGATGCATGATCTTATAGATAGACACAAATTAgagtaatatttagtttgcaGAAGAATTTATGCAGAATGGGTGTCACATGCACTAGCTATATGCATAGAAATTGACACTATTTGAGCACAATTTGCTTACTTTATTCTTACACAAGTCATTTATCCttatttaaaatagatataaaaatgtagatgtggtataattgccaatgaggcaactcttcacaagagtcCAAATGATACAGAAAGTATCAGCTATAGATCACCATACggtcttcagcaatgagcaaagcccataccacataatcagctataattaaagatttataatgttattctttgtataaaacatttatattgacTACCTCTTATGATAGACAGCTTTAAGGTTTTAACTCTGTctttatatagttatttaaaatgtatggTCCTCAATATGTACTCTGGATTCATTGATATTCTTTTGATATAGTGGGTGCTGAAGAAccaaaaaatgttcaaatattatcaatttttttaaaggaatgtaTGCAAACTTTGACTTACTTGACTTAATCCTCTTCGCTCATTGTGGAACATAGGGCTGCTACAGTCGCTTTCCATCTTACTCTATTTTGGGCTATCCTTTTTCTTCGGTCAGGTATATCCAATTTCATCCAGCTCTTTGTGCCTTGATCTTCTTCAGCTGTTAAATGGTCTTCCCGGTCTCTGATTTCCTTGGGGATTCCATTCTAATGCCTGTCTAGTGATGGTACCTACAGGTTTCCTCAAAGTATGCCCAATCCATTGCCAAGTTCTCCTCTTTAGCTGTTTAGTTGCTGGTTCCTGGTTGGTTCTTTCCCATAAGCATTTGTTACTAATGGTTTCTGGCcaccaaaatttacaaatttgcaaACTTTGCCGAAGATATTTAATATCCATGAAAacgcaagttttcctcaatccacgaaaattggtacccacgaaaataaatgatttcacATTAGCACCAATTGAAATGTATACCTCCTTGTTATATTTCAGCACAAGTATGAGTTACAGAAGCAGCTATTTGGAACCTTACAATGCCTATCTAATGAGGAACATCAAGCTATTTTTGAAGCCACTGGAATTGACATTGACAACAGGAATAAGTTTTTTGAAGATCATAATAAGACTATGACAACTTTGATTTTAGGCTTTATAGACTTTGCTAAAGTTATCCCAGGATTTATGGATCTCCCTGTTTCCGACCAAGCTTCTCTCCTTAAAGGTATTTTAAACTTgtataaaaaatggaaaatcattTAGAATTTAGTCGGGGTTCTCgctaaggatttttgaaggaGAGTACAGGGACtcatcatttttagccatgacgagTCCagcagaaagaaaaaaaaattattgcaacATAATGTAATATTTCAGTCTCCATTCCCTAATAGAGcaatgaaataacattaaattcaGATCACTTTTTAAATTTCGCTATAAAACgatgatatttgtgtttaactgtgttcattttatacaaaatatttcaatcttgatgcatctgtggactcaccagttttgaaaatggtgagtccagacagattttgatgagtCCAGGCCTtgtggtcataaaactttcgagcaccatttttgtactcagactcgagattcaaccaatcaaaatactggatttcatatttcgagcatgatttttgtgctccgagcactgaccaaagttttatgacttcaacccctaGACTCATGGACTTGTCTTAGTGAGAACCCTGATTTAGTGTTTAGAATTTAGGAAGCTATTGATTGATGTGTGTATATAATACAGAAAAGCAAAAGAGGTACACAAACAAGATAAAACTGGAAAAGGTACCATAATCCAACAAGGTATTACTTggaaaattgacaaatttgatttttctgtCATGTGTATTCAACTCTAATTGTAATTAATGAGGATTTTCAGTTTTCCTGGTACTGCcttaccaataaaaactggtcTAAAGTCTATAGGAGATAGACAGTTGTCTCCCTTACCAATAGAAACTGGTATGAAGTCTATAGGAGATAGATAGAAACTCTAAAcagtaaaaatgacaaaatctacAATTAGGCCAAAGAAGccaaaattttcagtttttcttcttttaagaATTTCTAGTCTAGAATGTagaaatttttgtgtttttggtaAAACAATAGCAAACTTAACAGAAGAAATGATCAGCAATACAAGATCAACAAGAAAATGTATGTTAAGCCATaccttataaaaaaatctacaattAAGGttggaatatggccattgtgaAAAATGACACTATCATTTATGTGAGTGACACAGAGCCTTtagtttataactttttttagatatttcaaTCATATTCTtcctttatatttcagaatctcgttttgaatttttcatgaTCAGTAGTCATGAAGCCTTTGACCCAAATACTGAAATAATGATGACATACAAAGGTGAAACTTATCACATGACCCAGTTTTGTGGATTTCTCAACAACGCTAATTTCAGAAATTGGCTCCAATTTACTcggaaaataaaacattttgattttactCAGATGGAAAAAGCATTAGTCCTTGGAATAACTCTCACATTTAGAGGTAAGacttattaaaaatttatactATATCAAAGACTTCAaacaagaataaaattgagaaaggaaatggtgaatgtgtcaaagcaacaaccacccgaccatagagcagacaacagccaaaggcaaCCAAGGCATGCATGCACATAGCTACACCTATTCATTAGTTGAATATTTCataatataacataaatattcaaatactaaaattaaGTTATAACAAAACAGATTACATTCTTTCAGTACTTAGTTTGTCATATAAAGAAGTCCATAACATATTGATTCTTtctcttattttgttttttcacaAGATTCATTTTCTTGTTAAGGCAAACCAACAAGTCTTTAGTGAGATTTGGTATTTAAATTAAGTATCAACTGAAATGTGCCATAAAAAAACACAGGTGAACAGATTAATACAGCACTAAAATGGGCCATGAAAAAAACCAACggatgaacatgatgaacaaattaatACAGGACTGCAACAGGTGATAGATTAAAACAGTGCTTAAATGGGCCATAAAAAAAACAGGTGAACAAATCAATACAGGGCTAAAATAGGTCATAAAAAACATGTGGGAACAGATTAATACAGCACTAAAATGGGCCATAAAAAACATGTGGGAACAGATTAATACAGCACTAAAATGGGCCATAAAAAACATGTGGGAACAGATTAATACAGCACTATTAAAAATGGGCCATAAAAAACATGTGGGAACAGATTAATACAGCACTAAAATGGGTCATAAAATACATATGGGAACAGATCAATACAGCACTAAAATGGGCCATAAAAACATGTGGGAACAGATAAATGCAGCACTAAAATGGGTCATAAAAAACATGTGGGAACAGATCAATACAGCACTAAAATGGGCCATATAAAACATGTGGTAACAGATCAATACAGCACTAAAATAGGCCATAAAAAAACATGGGTgaaaaaattcataatttagaGATAAGacttattaaaaatttatactATATCAAAGACTTCAaacaagaataaaattgagaaaggaaatggtgaatgtgtcaaagcaacaaccacccgaccatagagcagacaacagccaaaggcaaCCAAGGCATGCATGCACATAGCTACAGCTATTCATTAGTTGAATATTTCataatataacataaatattcaaatactaaaattaaGTTATAACAAAACAGATTACATTCTTTCAGTACTTAGTTTGTCATATAAAGAAGTCCATAACATATTGATTCTTtctcttattttgttttttcacaAGATTCATTTTCTTGTTAAGGCAAACCAACAAGTCTTTAGTGAGATTTGGTATTTAAATTATCAACTGAAATGTGCCATAAAAAAACACAGGTGAACAGATTAATACAGCACTAAAATGGGCCATGAAAAAAACCAACggatgaacatgatgaacaaattaatACAGGACTGCAACAGGTGATAGATTAAAACAGTGCTTAAATGGGCCATAAAAAAACAGGTGAACAAATCAATACAGGGCTAAAATAGGTCATAAAAAACATGTGGGAACAGATTAATACAGCACTAAAATGGGCCATAAAAAACATGTGGGAACAGATTAATACAACACTAAAATGGGTCATAAAAAACATG
It contains:
- the LOC134685247 gene encoding nuclear receptor ROR-beta-like, translated to MEEGEIICEVVEEEIISIEGPQTVIAEEVIISMTTDDSPYQSIQIESKPTEEVILVPPKSKRQPGYTFTPLELPPCKVCNGKASGIHYGVNSCEACKGFFRRYLQRKEPYKCMKEGQCEITDRRRGNCSACRMQKCVMVGMSRDAVRQGRYTLTERTKTIMEVREIHERNMLSAGLDILAEAASQNRAALISESPGSCNTEKNNNNQGTDETSTAVSNIDTSSTGPVTGDTDHSYINSSGQCDSFENIVTSGGSNPQKDILTPTDGKPFIGIDFFGCGQRQKSLFDAKIDLPRQCWPQVLSNLVSAMTNLTPLQAKSKEEIQAILEEGQHKYELQKQLFGTLQCLSNEEHQAIFEATGIDIDNRNKFFEDHNKTMTTLILGFIDFAKVIPGFMDLPVSDQASLLKESRFEFFMISSHEAFDPNTEIMMTYKGETYHMTQFCGFLNNANFRNWLQFTRKIKHFDFTQMEKALVLGITLTFRDRAHLENPDKVEEIQLWLIEQLMICFKLHHGKRCQEYFRKLIDMFIEFRNITEEFLQTHKKWKNDPVMRTRIPALGFFLFEDD